The Triticum dicoccoides isolate Atlit2015 ecotype Zavitan chromosome 6A, WEW_v2.0, whole genome shotgun sequence genome has a window encoding:
- the LOC119317008 gene encoding telomere length regulation protein TEL2 homolog isoform X1 codes for MPSKPSSAMAVAAASPAGGGGVARLEALAMDKVAEAADAVAIASSAGEVVRAIHAVAVLLFPVDSATVAGTLDEPIKSQIISVLSLSHDERESWRRAFYHGPAFPTMSKILLGSIWFLFTIPLSCFGCPDIALKWLRQIHNTVRKEVYDSFFVRGPPTEVIQALVPALSQNENSKEDHNIFCLNIERLLILCLLENKGVGQIVAEFMFLNKHNDRVLNPDRTTFISRLAQLLASVPDKARMGASSALTASSFFKSVVSQLLVRAEEAAIESSANKEFNEQDALSSVLLFVGEVLSRVSRRGSTGILVAELIPMIRNHLQRCVAPDCKTIIPDMIKHVPQSRFWFNVVEALRDQHSIERLTEEMLRQLASHHLNDEEAYWILWTLFNQSIMHIAVMRAMFIDKFLLWKTFPLCCLRWILHYAVFEFPPNSVAEAQMRRPSNFLVTLQSLVTVWSKKEFVQSYSVEQQAYITAAIGLCLENMSKEELEMNRDVLNCILQGVSCRLESPIDLVRKMASAVALTFSKVVDPKNPLYLDDDCSENVDWEFGVLSPKEITAPSHDVEFGSKSKPCPRKNRKHAGDKKGKTIKHDISDNRVKIVEIKSKLDSDEMSGAAINFEEHYDEESINIDASSDSSLEPYDLLDDDTDLQKNFTHLSDLAAALRKPDDLDGVESALSSAEKLVRASPDELRHCSGDLVQALVHVRCSDVAMEGEEDSAEEKRQKALVALLVTSPFESLDVLTKLLYSSSVDTSQRILVIDVMTEAAQELAETKIVKSEQRHGNLISDTSPSWLVPRDSGPVGASPWREVSEAGSLLKNWSHRYEREVPSRVKSGKSRKWGLGKAKDSQVERSKNRFPLYAAAFMLPVMEGYDKRRHGVDLLNRDFVVLGKLIYMLGVCMKCMAMHPEASAIAPAFLDMIRAREVSQHAEAYVRRSVLFAASCVLIALHPSYVASVLIEGNQDISTGLEWIRTWALRIAEADPDTECTSMAMNCLRLHSEMVLQTSRALESAEHSKAGTRALPSKLDNIIIPFANMMLSDVVLKL; via the exons ATGCCGAGCAAGCCAAGCAGCGCCATGGCAGTGGCCGCGGCCTCtccggcgggtggcggcggagtcGCACGCCTGGAAGCCCTGGCCATGGACAAGGTGGCGGAGGCGGCCGACGCAGTCGCCATAGCGTCGAGCGCCGGCGAGGTGGTCCGCGCGATCCACGCCGTTGctgtcctcctcttccccgtgGACTCCGCCACTGTCGCTG GCACCTTGGACGAGCCCATCAAAAGCCAG ATTATCAGTGTTCTGAGCCTCAGCCATGATGAAAGGGAGTCTTGGAGGCGTGCCTTTTATCATGGTCCAGCATTTCCTACCATGTCTAAGATATTACTTGGCA GTATATGGTTTCTGTTTACGATCCCACTTTCATGCTTTGGTTGTCCAGATATTGCTTTGAAGTGGCTACGGCAGATTCACAACACTGTGAGGAAGGAAGTCTATGATTCCTTTTTTGTCAGAGGACCTCCTACTGAAGTGATTCAGGCTCTTGTTCCAGCTTTATCTCAAAATGAAAACTCTAAGGAGGATCATAACATTTTTTGTTTGAACATTGAAAG GCTATTAATATTATGCTTGCTTGAGAATAAGGGGGTGGGCCAGATTGTTGCAGAGTTTATGTTTCTCAATAAGCATAATGATCGCGTTCTCAACCCAGATAGAACAACTTTCATCTCAAGGCTTGCACAACTACTTGCATCTGTTCCAGATAAAGCAAGAATGGGAGCCTCATCTGCGCTTACAGCGTC GTCATTCTTCAAGAGTGTTGTCAGCCAACTTCTTGTTCGAGCGGAAGAAGCAGCTATCGAGTCGTCTGCTAACAAAGAGTTTAACGAACAGGATGCACTAAGTTCTGTGTTGCTCTTTGTGGGTGAAGTGTTATCCCGTGTTAGCCGTCGTGGATCTACTG GCATTTTAGTTGCTGAATTGATCCCTATGATCCGCAATCACTTACAAAGATGTGTAGCACCAGACTGTAAGACGATAATTCCTGACATGATCAAGCATGTTCCTCAGTCTCGGTTTTGGTTCAATGTGGTTGAAGCATTGAGAGATCAGCATTCTATTGAAAGATTGACTGAAGAGATGTTGCGCCAACTTGCATCACACCATTTAAATGATGAAGAAGCGTACTGGATTTTGTGGACTCTGTTTAATCAGAGTATCATGCATATTGCTGTTATGAG GGCAATGTTTATTGACAAATTTTTGCTTTGGAAAACATTTCCATTATGCTGCCTGAGATGGATTCTTCATTATGCTGTCTTTGAATTCCCACCAAATTCAGTCGCAGAAGCTCAAATGCGAAGGCCATCAAACTTCCTGGTTACATTGCAAAGTTTAGTTACTGTTTGGTCCAAGAAAGAGTTTGTTCAGTCATATTCAGTGGAGCAACAAGCTT ATATCACTGCAGCAATAGGGTTATGTTTGGAGAACATGTCAAAAGAAGAATTAGAAATGAATAGAGATGTATTAAATTGTATTCTTCAAGGAGTAAGCT GTAGGTTAGAGAGCCCAATTGATTTAGTCCGGAAGATGGCAAGTGCTGTTGCATTGACATTTTCTAAAGTTGTTGATCCAAAAAATCCTCTTTACCTTGATGATGACTGTTCTGAGAATGTTGACTGGGAGTTCGGGGTTCTCTCTCCAAAGGAGATCACAGCTCCTTCACATGATGTAGAGTTTGGAAGCAAATCAAAACCATGTCCACGTAAGAACAGGAAACATGCTGGTGACAAAAAGGGAAAGACCATCAAGCATGATATTTCAGATAACAGAGTAAAAATCGTAGAGATCAAGTCAAAACTAGATTCTGATGAAATGTCTGGCGCTGCTATAAATTTTGAGGAACATTATGACGAGGAAAGCATTAACATTGATGCTTCCAGTGATTCATCCCTGGAGCCGTATGATCTGTTAGATGATGATACTGATTTGCAGAAGAATTTCACACATCTAAGTGATCTTGCAGCTGCACTGCGAAAACCTGACGATCTAGATGGT GTTGAAAGCGCTCTTAGTTCTGCTGAAAAGCTTGTGAGAGCATCACCTGATGAGCTGCGCCACTGCTCGGGTGATCTTGTTCAAGCACTGGTACATGTTCGTTGTTCTGATGTTGCGATGGAAGGCGAGGAAGATTCTGCTGAAGAAAAGCGACAGAAGGCATTAGTCGCTTTGCTGGTAACCAGCCCATTTGAATCATTAGATGTTCTTACCAAATTGCTATATTCATCGAGTGTGGATACAAGTCAGCGTATTTTAGTTATTGATGTTATGACTGAGGCAGCACAGGAGCTTGCTGAAACTAAAATTGTAAAGAGTGAACAGCGGCATGGGAACTTGATATCTGATACTTCTCCGTCTTGGCTGGTTCCTAGGGACAGCGGACCTGTTGGGGCAAGCCCTTGGAGAGAGGTATCAGAAGCAGGATCACTTCTGAAAAATTGGTCACACCGGTATGAAAGAGAAGTTCCATCTAGGGTTAAATCAGGAAAATCTCGCAAATGGGGTCTTGGGAAAGCAAAAGATTCGCAGGTGGAGCGGTCAAAAAACAGATTTCCTTTGTATGCTGCTGCATTTATGCTCCCGGTTATGGAAggatatgacaagagaagacatgggGTGGACTTGCTCAATCGGGATTTTGTTGTCCTAGGTAAATTGATATACATGCTTGGTGTCTGTATGAAGTGCATGGCAATGCATCCGGAAGCATCAGCCATTGCCCCAGCTTTTTTGGATATGATAAGAGCCAG GGAGGTCTCGCAACATGCTGAAGCATATGTGCGAAGGTCTGTGTTATTTGCAGCTTCTTGTGTATTGATAGCCTTGCACCCGTCATATGTTGCATCAGTTCTTATAGAAGGCAACCAGGACATTTCTACTGGTTTAGAATGGATACGTACATGGGCCTTGCGTATTGCTGAAGCTGATCCTGATACAGAGTGCACATCG ATGGCCATGAACTGCCTGCGGCTCCATTCAGAGATGGTGCTCCAGACATCCCGCGCCCTGGAATCTGCGGAACATTCCAAGGCCGGCACCAGGGCACTACCTTCTAAGCTCGACAACATTATAATACCATTTGCAAACATGATGTTATCTGATGTAGTCTTGAAGTTGTAA
- the LOC119317008 gene encoding telomere length regulation protein TEL2 homolog isoform X2, whose amino-acid sequence MPSKPSSAMAVAAASPAGGGGVARLEALAMDKVAEAADAVAIASSAGEVVRAIHAVAVLLFPVDSATVAGTLDEPIKSQIISVLSLSHDERESWRRAFYHGPAFPTMSKILLGNIALKWLRQIHNTVRKEVYDSFFVRGPPTEVIQALVPALSQNENSKEDHNIFCLNIERLLILCLLENKGVGQIVAEFMFLNKHNDRVLNPDRTTFISRLAQLLASVPDKARMGASSALTASSFFKSVVSQLLVRAEEAAIESSANKEFNEQDALSSVLLFVGEVLSRVSRRGSTGILVAELIPMIRNHLQRCVAPDCKTIIPDMIKHVPQSRFWFNVVEALRDQHSIERLTEEMLRQLASHHLNDEEAYWILWTLFNQSIMHIAVMRAMFIDKFLLWKTFPLCCLRWILHYAVFEFPPNSVAEAQMRRPSNFLVTLQSLVTVWSKKEFVQSYSVEQQAYITAAIGLCLENMSKEELEMNRDVLNCILQGVSCRLESPIDLVRKMASAVALTFSKVVDPKNPLYLDDDCSENVDWEFGVLSPKEITAPSHDVEFGSKSKPCPRKNRKHAGDKKGKTIKHDISDNRVKIVEIKSKLDSDEMSGAAINFEEHYDEESINIDASSDSSLEPYDLLDDDTDLQKNFTHLSDLAAALRKPDDLDGVESALSSAEKLVRASPDELRHCSGDLVQALVHVRCSDVAMEGEEDSAEEKRQKALVALLVTSPFESLDVLTKLLYSSSVDTSQRILVIDVMTEAAQELAETKIVKSEQRHGNLISDTSPSWLVPRDSGPVGASPWREVSEAGSLLKNWSHRYEREVPSRVKSGKSRKWGLGKAKDSQVERSKNRFPLYAAAFMLPVMEGYDKRRHGVDLLNRDFVVLGKLIYMLGVCMKCMAMHPEASAIAPAFLDMIRAREVSQHAEAYVRRSVLFAASCVLIALHPSYVASVLIEGNQDISTGLEWIRTWALRIAEADPDTECTSMAMNCLRLHSEMVLQTSRALESAEHSKAGTRALPSKLDNIIIPFANMMLSDVVLKL is encoded by the exons ATGCCGAGCAAGCCAAGCAGCGCCATGGCAGTGGCCGCGGCCTCtccggcgggtggcggcggagtcGCACGCCTGGAAGCCCTGGCCATGGACAAGGTGGCGGAGGCGGCCGACGCAGTCGCCATAGCGTCGAGCGCCGGCGAGGTGGTCCGCGCGATCCACGCCGTTGctgtcctcctcttccccgtgGACTCCGCCACTGTCGCTG GCACCTTGGACGAGCCCATCAAAAGCCAG ATTATCAGTGTTCTGAGCCTCAGCCATGATGAAAGGGAGTCTTGGAGGCGTGCCTTTTATCATGGTCCAGCATTTCCTACCATGTCTAAGATATTACTTGGCA ATATTGCTTTGAAGTGGCTACGGCAGATTCACAACACTGTGAGGAAGGAAGTCTATGATTCCTTTTTTGTCAGAGGACCTCCTACTGAAGTGATTCAGGCTCTTGTTCCAGCTTTATCTCAAAATGAAAACTCTAAGGAGGATCATAACATTTTTTGTTTGAACATTGAAAG GCTATTAATATTATGCTTGCTTGAGAATAAGGGGGTGGGCCAGATTGTTGCAGAGTTTATGTTTCTCAATAAGCATAATGATCGCGTTCTCAACCCAGATAGAACAACTTTCATCTCAAGGCTTGCACAACTACTTGCATCTGTTCCAGATAAAGCAAGAATGGGAGCCTCATCTGCGCTTACAGCGTC GTCATTCTTCAAGAGTGTTGTCAGCCAACTTCTTGTTCGAGCGGAAGAAGCAGCTATCGAGTCGTCTGCTAACAAAGAGTTTAACGAACAGGATGCACTAAGTTCTGTGTTGCTCTTTGTGGGTGAAGTGTTATCCCGTGTTAGCCGTCGTGGATCTACTG GCATTTTAGTTGCTGAATTGATCCCTATGATCCGCAATCACTTACAAAGATGTGTAGCACCAGACTGTAAGACGATAATTCCTGACATGATCAAGCATGTTCCTCAGTCTCGGTTTTGGTTCAATGTGGTTGAAGCATTGAGAGATCAGCATTCTATTGAAAGATTGACTGAAGAGATGTTGCGCCAACTTGCATCACACCATTTAAATGATGAAGAAGCGTACTGGATTTTGTGGACTCTGTTTAATCAGAGTATCATGCATATTGCTGTTATGAG GGCAATGTTTATTGACAAATTTTTGCTTTGGAAAACATTTCCATTATGCTGCCTGAGATGGATTCTTCATTATGCTGTCTTTGAATTCCCACCAAATTCAGTCGCAGAAGCTCAAATGCGAAGGCCATCAAACTTCCTGGTTACATTGCAAAGTTTAGTTACTGTTTGGTCCAAGAAAGAGTTTGTTCAGTCATATTCAGTGGAGCAACAAGCTT ATATCACTGCAGCAATAGGGTTATGTTTGGAGAACATGTCAAAAGAAGAATTAGAAATGAATAGAGATGTATTAAATTGTATTCTTCAAGGAGTAAGCT GTAGGTTAGAGAGCCCAATTGATTTAGTCCGGAAGATGGCAAGTGCTGTTGCATTGACATTTTCTAAAGTTGTTGATCCAAAAAATCCTCTTTACCTTGATGATGACTGTTCTGAGAATGTTGACTGGGAGTTCGGGGTTCTCTCTCCAAAGGAGATCACAGCTCCTTCACATGATGTAGAGTTTGGAAGCAAATCAAAACCATGTCCACGTAAGAACAGGAAACATGCTGGTGACAAAAAGGGAAAGACCATCAAGCATGATATTTCAGATAACAGAGTAAAAATCGTAGAGATCAAGTCAAAACTAGATTCTGATGAAATGTCTGGCGCTGCTATAAATTTTGAGGAACATTATGACGAGGAAAGCATTAACATTGATGCTTCCAGTGATTCATCCCTGGAGCCGTATGATCTGTTAGATGATGATACTGATTTGCAGAAGAATTTCACACATCTAAGTGATCTTGCAGCTGCACTGCGAAAACCTGACGATCTAGATGGT GTTGAAAGCGCTCTTAGTTCTGCTGAAAAGCTTGTGAGAGCATCACCTGATGAGCTGCGCCACTGCTCGGGTGATCTTGTTCAAGCACTGGTACATGTTCGTTGTTCTGATGTTGCGATGGAAGGCGAGGAAGATTCTGCTGAAGAAAAGCGACAGAAGGCATTAGTCGCTTTGCTGGTAACCAGCCCATTTGAATCATTAGATGTTCTTACCAAATTGCTATATTCATCGAGTGTGGATACAAGTCAGCGTATTTTAGTTATTGATGTTATGACTGAGGCAGCACAGGAGCTTGCTGAAACTAAAATTGTAAAGAGTGAACAGCGGCATGGGAACTTGATATCTGATACTTCTCCGTCTTGGCTGGTTCCTAGGGACAGCGGACCTGTTGGGGCAAGCCCTTGGAGAGAGGTATCAGAAGCAGGATCACTTCTGAAAAATTGGTCACACCGGTATGAAAGAGAAGTTCCATCTAGGGTTAAATCAGGAAAATCTCGCAAATGGGGTCTTGGGAAAGCAAAAGATTCGCAGGTGGAGCGGTCAAAAAACAGATTTCCTTTGTATGCTGCTGCATTTATGCTCCCGGTTATGGAAggatatgacaagagaagacatgggGTGGACTTGCTCAATCGGGATTTTGTTGTCCTAGGTAAATTGATATACATGCTTGGTGTCTGTATGAAGTGCATGGCAATGCATCCGGAAGCATCAGCCATTGCCCCAGCTTTTTTGGATATGATAAGAGCCAG GGAGGTCTCGCAACATGCTGAAGCATATGTGCGAAGGTCTGTGTTATTTGCAGCTTCTTGTGTATTGATAGCCTTGCACCCGTCATATGTTGCATCAGTTCTTATAGAAGGCAACCAGGACATTTCTACTGGTTTAGAATGGATACGTACATGGGCCTTGCGTATTGCTGAAGCTGATCCTGATACAGAGTGCACATCG ATGGCCATGAACTGCCTGCGGCTCCATTCAGAGATGGTGCTCCAGACATCCCGCGCCCTGGAATCTGCGGAACATTCCAAGGCCGGCACCAGGGCACTACCTTCTAAGCTCGACAACATTATAATACCATTTGCAAACATGATGTTATCTGATGTAGTCTTGAAGTTGTAA